In Alphaproteobacteria bacterium, the following proteins share a genomic window:
- a CDS encoding glycosyltransferase family 9 protein, translated as MTDERPILVIKLAALGDFAQAIGPFKAIRAHHLGAPLVLLTTAPYVELARASGYFDEIWSDSRPGLLQLGAWLALRRRLNAAGFARVYDLQTSDRTGFYFRLMKPQPEWSGIARGCSHPHANPDRDHMHTIERQAEQLRLAGIEHIPPADLDWLGADTERFAISGPYAILLPGGSAHRPAKRWPAERYAALAGRLAAGGLQPLVLGGGDEIELTARVAGEAGLDLGGRTDLFDLVALCRGAELVIGNDSGPLHLAAITGRPTVVLFSAASEPALCAPRGQAVSIVRRPNLRDLGVEEVLAATGLN; from the coding sequence GTGACAGACGAGCGTCCGATCCTGGTCATCAAGCTGGCCGCGCTGGGTGACTTCGCCCAGGCCATCGGCCCCTTCAAGGCCATCCGGGCGCACCACCTGGGGGCGCCGCTGGTGTTGCTGACCACGGCACCCTACGTCGAGCTGGCCCGGGCTTCGGGGTATTTCGACGAGATCTGGAGCGACAGCCGGCCGGGACTCTTGCAGCTCGGCGCCTGGCTGGCCTTGCGCCGCCGCCTCAACGCCGCCGGCTTCGCCCGGGTCTACGACCTCCAGACCTCGGACCGAACCGGCTTCTATTTCCGCCTGATGAAGCCCCAGCCAGAATGGTCGGGCATCGCCAGGGGCTGCTCGCACCCTCACGCCAACCCCGACCGCGACCACATGCACACCATCGAGCGCCAGGCCGAACAGCTCCGCCTGGCCGGCATCGAGCACATCCCGCCGGCCGATCTCGATTGGCTGGGAGCCGACACGGAACGCTTCGCCATCAGCGGCCCCTACGCCATCCTTCTGCCCGGCGGCTCGGCCCACCGCCCGGCCAAGCGCTGGCCGGCCGAGCGCTACGCCGCTTTGGCCGGGCGGCTGGCCGCCGGCGGCCTGCAGCCGTTAGTCCTGGGCGGTGGCGACGAGATCGAACTGACGGCCCGGGTGGCCGGCGAAGCGGGGCTCGATTTGGGCGGCCGCACCGATCTTTTCGATCTGGTGGCGCTCTGCCGTGGTGCCGAATTGGTGATCGGCAACGACAGCGGCCCCCTGCATCTCGCCGCTATCACCGGCCGCCCCACGGTGGTGCTCTTTTCGGCCGCCTCCGAGCCGGCGCTCTGCGCCCCGCGCGGCCAGGCGGTGAGTATCGTGCGGCGCCCCAACCTCCGTGATCTCGGGGTCGAAGAGGTTCTGGCCGCCACCGGCCTGAACTGA